In Candidatus Roseilinea sp., one DNA window encodes the following:
- a CDS encoding ABC transporter substrate-binding protein → MTRKLIPLMAVMAMLMAACAAPAAPAPTQAPAAPVATEAPAPTQAPGTTEAAPAPTEAPAPTEAPASGVDAIVLSKDNPTEILFWHRYSGGAQQFVEQFVEKFNAENEFGIKVTIEKIDGSYADLYSKINAAIQGGTPPNIAQAYQNQASFYRLDGNVIDLAPFITSKKYGLTQEEIDDYFAFFLESDKNPQFPGEVLGWPTSRSAAVLYVNLDWLKELGVEEPPKTLAEFEELACKASDPANERYGLAWQNDISNFAALVFANGGRVLSEDAKSYTFNSEAGVESLSLLKRLFENKCAVEIASAERFGEQTRFAAQKVLFVMASSTGLPFYADAVAKSEKPFRWTYVMFPQKDPAKPVVDIYGASWSVFKSTPEKELASWLFLKAFTEPENIAQWAVASGYMAVRKSAAPKAIEAVKSNERYKNFPEAAEAYARLYDMVAFGAVEAPVAGYDPVRKLMSDVVSAVAIKGEGDVKAALDKAVEDANAILKENAPGGY, encoded by the coding sequence CCTGCGCCCACGCAAGCGCCGGGCACCACCGAAGCTGCGCCTGCACCCACTGAGGCGCCCGCGCCTACTGAAGCTCCGGCGAGCGGCGTGGATGCGATCGTCCTGAGCAAAGACAATCCAACGGAGATCTTGTTCTGGCATCGCTACTCCGGCGGAGCGCAGCAGTTCGTCGAGCAGTTCGTCGAGAAGTTCAACGCCGAGAACGAGTTCGGCATCAAGGTCACCATCGAGAAGATTGATGGTAGCTACGCCGACCTGTATAGCAAGATCAATGCCGCAATCCAAGGCGGCACACCGCCCAACATCGCGCAGGCCTATCAGAACCAGGCGTCGTTCTATCGCCTGGATGGCAACGTGATTGACCTCGCGCCGTTCATCACCAGCAAGAAGTACGGCCTGACCCAGGAGGAGATTGACGACTACTTCGCCTTCTTCCTGGAGAGCGACAAGAATCCGCAGTTCCCCGGCGAAGTGTTAGGCTGGCCGACCAGCCGCTCGGCTGCCGTACTCTACGTCAACCTGGATTGGCTGAAGGAACTGGGCGTCGAGGAGCCGCCGAAGACGCTGGCCGAGTTCGAGGAGCTGGCCTGCAAGGCGTCCGATCCGGCCAACGAGCGCTATGGCCTGGCCTGGCAGAACGACATCAGCAACTTCGCGGCGCTGGTGTTTGCCAACGGCGGGCGCGTGTTGAGCGAAGACGCTAAGAGCTACACCTTCAACAGCGAGGCCGGCGTCGAGTCGCTCTCGCTGCTCAAGCGCCTGTTCGAGAACAAGTGCGCAGTCGAGATCGCCAGCGCCGAGCGCTTCGGCGAGCAGACGCGCTTCGCCGCGCAGAAGGTGCTGTTCGTGATGGCTTCCAGCACCGGCCTGCCGTTCTACGCCGATGCCGTGGCCAAGTCCGAGAAGCCCTTCCGCTGGACATACGTGATGTTCCCGCAGAAGGACCCGGCCAAGCCGGTGGTGGACATTTACGGCGCATCGTGGTCGGTCTTCAAGAGCACGCCGGAGAAAGAGCTGGCCTCGTGGCTCTTCCTCAAGGCGTTCACCGAGCCGGAGAACATCGCGCAGTGGGCCGTGGCGTCGGGCTACATGGCTGTGCGCAAGAGCGCTGCGCCGAAAGCCATCGAGGCGGTGAAGAGCAACGAGCGCTACAAGAACTTCCCCGAGGCCGCCGAGGCCTACGCGCGCCTGTATGACATGGTAGCGTTCGGCGCGGTCGAAGCGCCTGTCGCCGGCTATGACCCCGTGCGCAAGCTGATGAGCGATGTCGTCTCGGCAGTGGCCATCAAGGGCGAGGGCGATGTGAAAGCCGCCCTGGATAAAGCCGTCGAGGACGCCAACGCGATTCTGAAGGAGAATGCGCCCGGCGGTTACTAG
- a CDS encoding hypothetical protein (possible pseudo, internal stop codon): MGRPEETERFCGERAPGVRCFCDPEAISYRTYGLTRGTTDQLFGPAVWLKGAQATLEGKFEGLPIGKPVGDPFQMPGVFVIGEDGHVAFAYYSKHAGDYPDDAELLAAVSADRSNRSKQSDL; this comes from the coding sequence ATGGGCCGACCCGAAGAGACCGAGCGCTTTTGCGGTGAACGGGCGCCCGGGGTGCGCTGCTTCTGCGATCCGGAGGCGATCTCTTACCGCACCTATGGCCTGACGCGAGGCACGACCGACCAACTGTTCGGGCCGGCAGTTTGGTTGAAGGGCGCACAAGCGACGTTGGAGGGCAAGTTTGAGGGGTTGCCGATCGGCAAACCGGTGGGCGACCCATTTCAGATGCCGGGGGTGTTCGTGATCGGCGAAGATGGGCACGTCGCCTTCGCCTACTACAGCAAACACGCCGGCGACTATCCGGATGATGCCGAGTTACTGGCAGCGGTGAGCGCCGACAGGTCGAACCGCTCAAAGCAGTCCGATTTGTAA
- the lipM gene encoding octanoyltransferase LipM, with amino-acid sequence MLFEFRLIYDRAHDGATNMARDEAISRAVSAGQQPPTLRLYGWQPPALSLGQSQRIDAVDEARCRADGIGIVRRPTGGLAILHADELTYSISLPITHPIAEGDVMTSYRRIAAAIMHALRLLGVPDVGANRVAQEDKAKGPVCFEAPSDYEVVGGGRKLVGSAQWRRVDGVLQHGSLPLHGDIAQICAYLHDAPAPERVRAHAATLQDVLGRKVSWDEAADVWQRAFAEALDLQLTVGTLSAEELHCADELRATKYANKDWTHRR; translated from the coding sequence ATGCTTTTCGAATTTCGGTTGATCTACGATCGTGCGCACGACGGCGCAACCAACATGGCCCGCGATGAGGCGATCTCGCGCGCGGTGAGCGCCGGCCAGCAGCCCCCTACCCTGCGGCTCTACGGCTGGCAGCCGCCGGCCCTCAGCCTGGGCCAATCACAACGCATAGACGCAGTGGACGAGGCGCGCTGTCGGGCGGATGGCATCGGCATCGTGCGTCGGCCCACCGGTGGGCTAGCCATCCTGCACGCCGATGAACTGACCTACAGCATCTCGCTGCCCATCACCCATCCCATCGCCGAGGGCGATGTGATGACGTCATACCGCCGCATCGCCGCAGCGATCATGCACGCGCTGCGCTTGTTGGGCGTGCCCGACGTGGGCGCCAACCGCGTGGCCCAAGAGGACAAGGCGAAAGGGCCGGTGTGCTTTGAAGCGCCCAGCGACTACGAAGTCGTCGGCGGTGGCAGGAAGCTGGTGGGGAGCGCGCAGTGGCGGCGCGTGGACGGTGTATTACAGCACGGTAGCCTACCGCTGCACGGCGACATCGCGCAGATTTGCGCCTATTTGCACGATGCCCCCGCGCCGGAGCGCGTGCGTGCCCATGCGGCGACGTTGCAGGATGTGCTCGGACGCAAGGTGTCGTGGGACGAAGCGGCAGATGTTTGGCAGCGCGCCTTCGCCGAAGCCCTCGATCTCCAACTCACCGTCGGCACATTGTCGGCGGAGGAGCTGCACTGCGCCGACGAGCTGCGCGCCACAAAGTATGCAAACAAAGATTGGACACACCGGCGCTGA
- the pepA gene encoding putative cytosol aminopeptidase, with protein sequence MKVSVVNKQIQATAADAIIVNLFEGVTTPGGATGAVDTALGSSDGMPGNGAISRLIQLGDFTGKLNEVAVVYTHGLIPAPRVIVAGLGKREAFTPDRARQASGSAVRKARDLGCKRVATIVHGSGIGGLSPRQAAQASVEGALMGAYQFREHKSKDDNKAIEELIVVEYDAGKLAEIEAGARAGRIVAEAVNTARTLINRAPNVLYPETFAQAAQEMAARVGLKCTVLTEAGIAEEHMGGVLAVAQGSAHPPRFVMLEHEARREEGSRESRAGLQPPDSRPLVFIGKGVTFDTGGISIKPSENMQSMKADMSGAAAVLGAMQAIAELNLPQRTIGLIPLVENMPGDRAYRPGDVITMRSGLTVEIISTDAEGRMILADALDYAKRFNPRGVVDLATLTGACVVALGEGVAAGLFSNDDAWANAVLRAADEQGEKLWRLPLYPEYGDKIKSDCADIKNSGGRMGGVGTSAYFLYRFVEGEGEYPWAHIDMAGMTFSNENKGYLVKGAMGYGVRTLVRLAQAGLN encoded by the coding sequence ATGAAGGTCAGCGTAGTCAACAAGCAGATTCAGGCGACCGCCGCCGACGCGATCATCGTCAATCTCTTCGAGGGCGTGACCACGCCCGGCGGCGCAACCGGCGCAGTAGACACGGCACTCGGCTCGTCCGACGGGATGCCGGGCAACGGCGCGATCAGCCGGCTCATCCAACTGGGTGATTTCACCGGTAAGCTGAACGAAGTGGCCGTGGTGTATACCCACGGCTTGATCCCCGCGCCACGTGTAATTGTGGCTGGGCTGGGCAAGCGCGAAGCATTCACGCCGGACCGCGCGCGACAGGCCAGCGGCTCGGCCGTGCGCAAGGCGCGCGATCTGGGCTGCAAGCGCGTTGCGACCATCGTGCACGGCAGCGGCATCGGTGGGCTATCTCCGCGCCAAGCTGCACAGGCCAGCGTAGAGGGCGCGCTGATGGGCGCATATCAGTTTCGCGAGCACAAGTCGAAGGACGACAACAAGGCGATCGAGGAACTGATCGTCGTCGAGTACGACGCCGGCAAACTGGCCGAGATTGAGGCCGGCGCGCGCGCCGGCCGGATCGTTGCCGAGGCCGTCAACACGGCGCGCACGTTGATCAACCGCGCGCCCAATGTGCTCTATCCCGAAACCTTCGCCCAGGCCGCTCAGGAGATGGCCGCGCGTGTCGGCCTGAAGTGCACCGTGCTTACCGAAGCCGGCATCGCCGAGGAACACATGGGCGGCGTGCTGGCCGTGGCCCAGGGCAGCGCGCATCCGCCACGATTCGTCATGTTGGAACACGAGGCACGCAGAGAAGAAGGGAGTCGAGAGTCGAGAGCCGGTCTTCAACCCCCCGACTCCCGTCCGCTGGTCTTCATCGGCAAAGGGGTGACCTTCGACACCGGCGGTATCTCCATCAAGCCAAGCGAGAACATGCAGAGTATGAAGGCCGACATGAGCGGCGCTGCCGCGGTGCTCGGCGCGATGCAGGCAATTGCCGAACTGAACCTCCCGCAGCGCACCATCGGCTTGATCCCGCTCGTAGAAAACATGCCCGGCGACCGCGCCTATCGCCCTGGCGACGTGATCACCATGAGGAGCGGGCTGACGGTAGAGATCATCAGCACCGATGCCGAAGGGCGCATGATTCTGGCCGATGCGCTGGACTACGCCAAGCGCTTCAACCCGCGCGGCGTGGTGGATCTGGCTACGCTGACCGGCGCATGCGTCGTGGCGCTGGGCGAGGGCGTGGCTGCCGGCCTATTCAGCAACGACGACGCTTGGGCGAACGCTGTATTGCGCGCCGCCGACGAACAAGGCGAGAAGTTGTGGCGCTTGCCGCTCTATCCCGAATACGGGGACAAGATCAAGAGCGACTGCGCAGACATCAAGAACAGCGGCGGGCGCATGGGCGGCGTGGGCACATCGGCCTACTTCCTGTATCGCTTCGTCGAGGGCGAAGGCGAGTATCCTTGGGCGCACATAGACATGGCCGGCATGACGTTCAGCAACGAGAACAAAGGCTACCTGGTCAAAGGCGCGATGGGCTACGGCGTGCGCACGCTCGTCCGGCTGGCGCAGGCAGGGCTGAATTAG
- a CDS encoding uracil-DNA glycosylase encodes MLETLKQLHVEISSCRACAEAGFFVEPSPVVVNQPATWPKMMLVGQAPAAAARSRGKPFSGQAGRVLFRWLAQAGFGEDEFRARWYFTAITKCYPGPAGGQGDRVPTARERALCRPFLERELALIQPKLILTVGRVSTAHFLGNDIDFTAAIGQAFERDGRTILPLPHPSGVSRWTNDPRNRERLAQALALLKRYAEEGKTGAFQDGGSQARQKQFQGPEIGAVHRRDAQGSLGQCSGLPM; translated from the coding sequence ATGCTGGAGACGTTAAAGCAACTGCACGTCGAAATTTCGTCCTGCCGTGCCTGCGCCGAGGCCGGCTTCTTCGTCGAGCCGTCGCCGGTGGTCGTCAACCAGCCCGCAACGTGGCCGAAGATGATGCTGGTGGGCCAGGCGCCGGCTGCGGCAGCGCGCTCGCGCGGGAAGCCGTTCAGCGGGCAGGCCGGACGCGTCTTGTTTCGCTGGCTGGCGCAAGCCGGATTCGGCGAAGATGAATTTCGCGCCCGGTGGTATTTCACGGCGATCACCAAGTGCTACCCCGGACCGGCGGGCGGCCAGGGTGATCGCGTGCCTACCGCGCGCGAACGCGCGCTGTGTCGTCCCTTCCTCGAGCGTGAGCTGGCACTCATACAACCAAAACTCATCCTGACCGTGGGGCGCGTGTCCACGGCGCACTTCCTGGGTAACGACATAGACTTCACGGCTGCCATCGGGCAAGCCTTCGAGCGCGACGGGCGCACGATCCTGCCGCTGCCTCATCCCAGCGGCGTCAGCCGTTGGACGAACGATCCGCGCAACCGCGAGCGATTGGCGCAGGCGTTGGCGCTCCTGAAGCGCTACGCTGAAGAAGGGAAAACGGGTGCGTTTCAAGATGGGGGATCGCAGGCCCGCCAGAAGCAATTTCAGGGACCAGAGATCGGCGCGGTGCACCGACGAGATGCACAAGGTAGCCTAGGGCAGTGCTCTGGGCTACCCATGTAG
- the rnhB gene encoding ribonuclease HII, translated as MPIVHQRSPSLREERALQRAGHRLIAGVDEAGRGAWAGPVVAAAVILPFDRRTSALLRGVNDSKQLTPAQRVALRERIERVALDCSVGSASSAEVDALGIVAATRLAMMRAVVGLRLAPDALLIDAVALPELPVVQHAFDHADAISLSVAAASILAKTARDAIMCALDASAVGYGFAGHKGYGTRAHAEALARLGPCWAHRRTFKPVASLRSRLLTTTL; from the coding sequence ATGCCCATCGTTCATCAACGTTCTCCGTCGTTGCGCGAAGAGCGCGCGCTGCAGCGCGCCGGCCATCGCCTCATCGCCGGGGTAGACGAAGCCGGGCGTGGCGCTTGGGCCGGGCCGGTGGTCGCAGCTGCTGTCATTTTGCCTTTCGATCGGCGCACGTCAGCTCTGCTGCGCGGCGTGAACGACTCTAAGCAGCTCACGCCGGCGCAGCGCGTCGCCTTGCGTGAGCGCATCGAGCGCGTCGCGCTGGACTGTTCGGTCGGTAGCGCCAGCAGCGCCGAGGTTGACGCGCTCGGCATCGTTGCCGCCACCCGGCTGGCGATGATGCGCGCCGTCGTCGGGTTGCGGCTTGCGCCGGACGCACTGCTGATTGACGCCGTTGCGCTGCCGGAACTGCCCGTAGTCCAACACGCCTTCGATCACGCCGACGCGATTAGCTTGTCCGTCGCCGCAGCGTCCATCCTGGCCAAGACGGCGCGCGATGCGATCATGTGCGCCTTAGATGCGTCGGCCGTCGGCTATGGCTTTGCCGGCCACAAGGGCTATGGCACCCGCGCACACGCCGAGGCGTTGGCTCGGCTTGGCCCGTGCTGGGCACACCGTCGCACCTTCAAGCCGGTCGCCTCGCTCCGCTCCCGACTCCTTACTACCACTCTCTAA
- a CDS encoding anion permease, translating into MSFTLEQWLLGALAALLIGFSKTGVPGVGILVVPLMAIVFQDRAAVGTTVLLLIFADLFAVYWYRRYTRWDKLLQLMPWVAVGMLAGMVTLFLVGEDAHGRDQINVWIGVLVLVMLAVYLARLRWGDRLQPSSQAGLVATGSAAGFATTVSNAAGPIMTIYMTSLGLPKHEFMGTTAWYFLIFNVVKVPLYLIVMALTPERPLFTSEGLIFDAAMLPVIIVGVVAGRWVLPRVPQGVFNSLALGLAAVAALRLICG; encoded by the coding sequence ATGTCCTTCACACTCGAACAATGGCTGCTCGGCGCGCTCGCTGCGTTGCTGATCGGCTTCTCGAAGACCGGCGTGCCCGGCGTCGGCATTCTGGTGGTGCCCTTGATGGCGATCGTCTTTCAGGACCGCGCTGCCGTCGGAACGACGGTGCTGTTGTTGATCTTCGCCGATCTCTTCGCAGTGTATTGGTATCGCCGCTACACGCGTTGGGATAAGTTGTTGCAGTTGATGCCGTGGGTCGCCGTGGGCATGCTGGCCGGCATGGTGACCTTGTTCCTCGTCGGCGAAGATGCCCACGGTCGCGATCAAATCAACGTGTGGATCGGCGTATTGGTGCTCGTCATGCTGGCGGTCTATCTGGCCCGGCTGAGGTGGGGCGACCGGCTGCAGCCCTCGTCGCAAGCAGGGCTTGTCGCGACCGGCAGCGCCGCCGGCTTTGCCACCACCGTGTCGAACGCCGCCGGCCCGATCATGACTATCTACATGACCAGCCTGGGGTTGCCCAAGCATGAGTTCATGGGCACGACGGCCTGGTACTTCCTCATCTTCAACGTCGTCAAAGTGCCGCTCTATCTGATCGTGATGGCACTGACACCGGAGCGTCCCTTGTTCACGAGCGAAGGGCTGATCTTTGATGCGGCGATGCTGCCGGTAATCATCGTCGGCGTGGTGGCCGGTCGCTGGGTGTTGCCGCGTGTCCCGCAAGGCGTGTTCAACAGTTTGGCGCTTGGCTTGGCTGCAGTCGCGGCGCTACGCCTGATCTGCGGGTGA